In a genomic window of Arthrobacter woluwensis:
- a CDS encoding ubiquitin-like protein Pup, with amino-acid sequence MAGQEQINPSTRGEEQIEETDTPAPAAPTAQASEATQGVDDLLDEIDGVLEKNAEEFVRGFVQKGGQ; translated from the coding sequence ATGGCAGGCCAGGAACAGATCAACCCGAGCACCCGCGGCGAGGAGCAGATCGAGGAGACGGACACCCCGGCGCCCGCCGCTCCCACGGCTCAGGCCAGTGAGGCGACGCAGGGCGTGGACGACCTGCTCGACGAGATCGACGGCGTGCTGGAGAAGAACGCCGAGGAGTTCGTCCGCGGCTTCGTCCAGAAGGGCGGCCAGTAG
- the prcB gene encoding proteasome subunit beta, translating to MSRDAARLPAEAGASFLDHLTDTRPELLPFGPAASQGTPVLQVPHATTIVALQTAGGVLMAGDRRATMGNLIASRTMEKVFAADESSLLGIAGTAGLAVDIVKLFQVELEHYEKIEGTPLSLEGRANRLAAMVRGNLGMAQQGLAVVPLYAGFEPAMASGRIYSYDVTGGRYEEHEHHSVGSGSTFARGALKKLWRPGLEEADAVRVAVEALYDAADDDSATGGPDLVRQLWPVVYVADAEGSRRVPDDVVKGIATQVLSARTGEGREA from the coding sequence GTGTCCAGGGACGCCGCCCGTCTGCCCGCTGAGGCCGGCGCCTCCTTCCTGGATCACTTGACGGACACCAGGCCGGAGCTGCTGCCGTTCGGGCCGGCGGCCTCACAGGGCACTCCGGTCCTCCAAGTGCCCCACGCCACCACCATCGTGGCCCTGCAGACCGCGGGCGGCGTACTGATGGCGGGGGACCGCCGTGCGACCATGGGCAACCTCATCGCCTCTCGCACCATGGAGAAGGTGTTCGCCGCGGACGAGAGCTCGCTGCTCGGCATCGCGGGGACGGCCGGGCTGGCCGTGGACATCGTCAAGCTCTTCCAGGTGGAACTCGAGCACTACGAGAAGATCGAGGGCACCCCGCTCAGCCTGGAAGGCCGTGCCAACCGGCTCGCCGCCATGGTGCGGGGCAATCTCGGCATGGCGCAGCAGGGCCTGGCCGTCGTGCCGCTCTATGCGGGATTCGAGCCGGCCATGGCGTCCGGGCGGATCTACTCTTATGACGTCACCGGCGGCCGCTACGAAGAGCACGAGCACCACAGCGTGGGGTCCGGCTCCACCTTCGCCCGCGGCGCTCTGAAGAAGCTCTGGAGACCGGGTCTCGAGGAGGCCGACGCCGTGCGCGTGGCCGTCGAGGCGCTCTATGACGCCGCGGATGACGACTCGGCCACCGGCGGCCCCGATCTGGTGCGCCAGCTCTGGCCTGTGGTCTACGTCGCCGACGCCGAAGGAAGCCGGCGGGTGCCGGATGACGTGGTGAAGGGCATCGCCACTCAGGTTCTGTCGGCGCGCACGGGAGAGGGACGGGAGGCCTGA
- the prcA gene encoding proteasome subunit alpha: MSQQFYVSPEQIMKDRADFARKGIARGRSVVVLSCAAGIALVAENTSNSLHKIGEIYDRIAFAAVGKYNEFESLRQAGVRYADVRGYSYDRSDVTARGLASVYAQSLGSVFTAEQKPFEVELAVAEVGATQAGDHIFRLTFDGSITDERSFVAMGGRSDRVTEVLRVGWRADLALGEALRLATRALAAASAAQDPAAGGAASEPDGGAARAPERPEPPAPVAAVGLEVAVLDREPASWRSRRRAFRRLGQDALQRLLEE; encoded by the coding sequence ATGTCACAGCAGTTCTACGTCTCACCGGAACAGATCATGAAGGACCGGGCGGACTTCGCCCGGAAGGGGATCGCGCGTGGACGGTCCGTGGTGGTCCTGTCCTGCGCGGCGGGGATTGCCCTGGTCGCGGAGAACACCTCCAACTCCCTGCACAAGATCGGGGAGATCTACGACCGGATCGCCTTCGCCGCGGTCGGCAAGTACAACGAGTTCGAGAGTCTGCGGCAGGCCGGCGTCCGGTACGCGGACGTGCGCGGGTACTCCTATGACCGGAGTGATGTCACGGCCCGGGGCCTGGCGAGCGTCTACGCCCAGAGTCTGGGGTCCGTCTTCACCGCGGAACAGAAGCCGTTCGAGGTGGAACTGGCCGTCGCCGAAGTGGGCGCGACGCAGGCCGGCGACCACATCTTCCGCCTCACCTTCGACGGCTCCATCACGGACGAACGCAGCTTCGTGGCCATGGGCGGCCGCAGTGACCGGGTGACGGAGGTCCTCCGGGTCGGCTGGCGTGCCGATCTGGCGCTGGGAGAGGCCCTGCGGCTGGCCACACGGGCCCTGGCCGCGGCCTCCGCGGCGCAGGATCCGGCAGCGGGAGGAGCGGCGAGCGAGCCCGACGGCGGCGCAGCCCGCGCGCCCGAACGTCCGGAACCCCCGGCTCCGGTGGCGGCGGTGGGCCTTGAGGTCGCCGTCCTGGACCGCGAGCCGGCGAGCTGGCGATCCCGCCGCAGGGCGTTCCGGCGTCTGGGACAGGATGCCCTGCAGCGCCTGCTGGAGGAGTGA